One window from the genome of Paenibacillus azoreducens encodes:
- a CDS encoding DUF1328 domain-containing protein produces the protein MLGWALLFLIIAVVAGIFGFFGIVSAAVGIAKVLFYIFLILFVISLVFGRVRGR, from the coding sequence ATGTTAGGATGGGCATTGTTATTTCTGATTATCGCTGTTGTGGCGGGGATTTTCGGTTTTTTCGGCATCGTATCCGCCGCGGTCGGCATTGCGAAGGTGTTGTTCTATATTTTCCTGATATTATTTGTTATATCCCTTGTTTTCGGGCGGGTTAGAGGACGATAA
- a CDS encoding SDR family NAD(P)-dependent oxidoreductase produces the protein MELKNKVALVTGGGTGIGRAASLALAERGAAVAVNYSRSAAEAGETVQLIESLGGRALAIRADVSREQEVKAMVDAVVHKWGSLDLLVNNASITRHIPMDDLESVDEQAWDALLQTNVKGMFYCTRAASVYMKRQKQGAIVNLGSIAGITGTGSSLPYAVSKAAVHGLTRSLAKALAPDIRVNCVAPGAVLTRWWEGREGQMQQLAGSLLLGKVAQPEDIARMICAILEQEALTGQIITVDAGQSM, from the coding sequence ATGGAACTCAAAAATAAAGTCGCGCTTGTTACAGGCGGAGGAACTGGCATTGGACGGGCTGCATCGCTTGCGCTGGCCGAACGCGGAGCCGCGGTTGCCGTCAATTATTCGCGGTCGGCCGCTGAAGCCGGGGAAACGGTGCAGCTTATAGAAAGCCTGGGCGGCCGTGCGCTGGCCATTCGGGCGGATGTGTCGCGTGAACAAGAGGTCAAAGCCATGGTGGACGCCGTTGTCCATAAGTGGGGATCGCTTGATCTTCTGGTCAATAACGCAAGCATTACCCGTCATATTCCGATGGATGATCTGGAGTCCGTGGACGAGCAGGCATGGGATGCGCTGCTGCAGACCAACGTAAAAGGCATGTTTTACTGTACGCGTGCTGCATCGGTTTATATGAAGCGGCAAAAGCAGGGAGCCATCGTCAACTTGGGCAGCATTGCCGGAATCACGGGCACGGGCTCGTCGCTGCCTTATGCCGTCTCCAAAGCGGCTGTCCATGGTCTTACGCGTTCCTTAGCCAAGGCGCTTGCTCCGGATATCCGCGTTAACTGCGTTGCACCGGGAGCGGTGCTGACCAGATGGTGGGAAGGCCGCGAAGGGCAAATGCAGCAGCTTGCAGGCAGTCTTTTGCTGGGGAAAGTTGCACAGCCAGAGGATATTGCCCGCATGATCTGCGCCATACTGGAGCAGGAGGCTCTAACAGGACAGATCATCACGGTAGACGCCGGACAGTCCATGTAA
- a CDS encoding YdeI/OmpD-associated family protein produces the protein MAKSEGQPEWPLLLCANQQEWEAWLEENHFQSRGVRLQIAKKNTGLTSVSYAEALDSALCYGWIDSRKEKLDDQSWVQRFGPRGKNSIWSQVNKEKVERLTLEGRMKPAGLQAIETAKQNGRWEAAYEPQSRSSLPAELEAAFAEHPRAREFYDTLDSQNKYAFAFRIHNAKKPETRRKKAEEFIRMLENGEKIYP, from the coding sequence ATGGCAAAATCCGAAGGACAACCGGAATGGCCGTTGCTGCTGTGCGCAAATCAGCAGGAATGGGAAGCATGGCTGGAGGAAAATCATTTTCAATCACGGGGAGTCAGGCTGCAGATCGCCAAGAAAAATACGGGCCTGACCTCCGTCAGCTATGCTGAAGCGCTGGATAGCGCGCTCTGCTATGGATGGATTGACAGCCGGAAGGAGAAGCTGGATGATCAAAGTTGGGTTCAGCGCTTCGGCCCAAGAGGGAAGAATAGCATTTGGTCACAGGTGAACAAGGAAAAGGTGGAGCGGCTGACCCTGGAGGGCCGGATGAAACCTGCCGGGCTTCAAGCAATCGAAACCGCCAAGCAAAACGGGCGCTGGGAGGCTGCTTACGAACCGCAGAGCCGCAGCTCACTGCCCGCAGAACTCGAAGCCGCCTTTGCCGAACATCCCCGCGCCCGGGAATTCTACGACACGCTGGACAGCCAGAACAAATATGCTTTTGCCTTCCGGATCCATAATGCGAAGAAACCCGAGACCCGCAGGAAAAAAGCGGAGGAATTTATCCGCATGCTGGAAAACGGGGAGAAGATATATCCTTAA
- a CDS encoding sensor histidine kinase, giving the protein MKRIRTRLTLHFTYQLLMQWVMITLAVMILMLSLFSYMANQDLKRTFSTGAVDAIKTETYIENDKVKINRRWDKLLKEQGYWLQIVNDSGRVIYSANAPGDLKTSYGAAELLNIQETRRLGFYHVISVLEKDSDGSKPVFYLMGKQDLGTKQLKEWFQKYNQEGLVRKDAIAELRRQLDGKENYLQVVDEDGKILQSLGRTGKSKTDKKYRPLDLVSMRAEPGSYPMELSVQYDGKSGYTWLLHEGKLGHAVEKQSLFHDAIIALMIIGVSVMALTLGVSIWHGYRYGQPLILFASWFERMSEGRYSEALTEKERKKVFRRNGKIRLRYRLYKEVIAGFYEMATKLDASQRERKLLEQTREEWMTGISHDLRTPLSSIQGYGHLLESGQFTWDEAELKEMGKVIREKGDFMLELLQDFSLTFQLKNNAVRIPLQPIELNEFVRRSVLRYVNDATIDKASFSYEEWDEDLTVMANPKWFQRMLDNIITNAVKHNPDGTEITVRTGKEGKSAWITVSDNGQGMDEETQSNLFERYYRGTSTDETTDGAGLGMSIAHAIVIAHQGRIRVDSKPQQGTKVHMEFPLIASA; this is encoded by the coding sequence ATGAAAAGGATCAGAACCCGTCTGACGCTGCATTTTACTTATCAGTTGTTGATGCAGTGGGTCATGATTACGTTGGCCGTGATGATTTTGATGCTTTCGCTTTTTAGCTATATGGCGAACCAGGATTTGAAGCGCACCTTTTCTACGGGGGCGGTGGATGCGATTAAGACCGAAACCTACATCGAAAATGATAAGGTGAAAATCAACCGACGTTGGGACAAGCTGCTGAAGGAACAGGGATATTGGCTGCAAATCGTCAATGATTCGGGTCGCGTCATCTATTCCGCCAATGCGCCGGGAGATTTGAAAACCTCATACGGAGCGGCGGAATTGCTGAACATTCAGGAGACGCGCAGACTTGGTTTTTACCACGTCATATCGGTGCTCGAAAAGGACTCTGATGGGTCAAAACCCGTTTTTTATTTGATGGGAAAGCAGGATCTGGGCACGAAACAACTGAAGGAATGGTTTCAGAAGTATAACCAGGAAGGCCTCGTCAGGAAGGATGCTATAGCGGAGCTTAGGCGGCAGCTTGATGGGAAAGAAAATTATTTGCAAGTTGTGGATGAAGATGGGAAGATTCTGCAATCCCTGGGCCGAACCGGCAAAAGTAAAACGGATAAGAAATACAGGCCTCTCGATTTAGTGTCTATGCGCGCAGAGCCAGGCAGCTACCCAATGGAACTATCGGTGCAGTATGACGGGAAATCCGGTTATACATGGCTGCTGCATGAGGGGAAACTAGGGCATGCCGTAGAGAAGCAGTCGCTTTTTCATGATGCCATCATTGCACTCATGATCATCGGAGTCAGCGTCATGGCATTGACACTGGGAGTATCGATTTGGCACGGATACCGGTATGGGCAGCCGCTGATACTTTTCGCCAGCTGGTTTGAACGGATGAGCGAAGGCAGGTACAGCGAGGCGCTGACCGAAAAGGAACGGAAGAAGGTATTCCGGCGCAACGGCAAAATCCGGCTGCGTTACAGGCTTTATAAGGAAGTGATCGCCGGCTTTTACGAGATGGCAACCAAACTCGACGCCTCCCAGCGCGAACGGAAACTGCTGGAACAGACCCGTGAGGAATGGATGACAGGCATTTCCCATGATTTGCGGACACCGCTTTCGTCGATACAAGGTTACGGCCATCTGCTGGAAAGCGGACAGTTTACCTGGGATGAAGCCGAGCTGAAAGAGATGGGGAAGGTCATCCGGGAAAAGGGAGATTTTATGCTGGAGCTCCTTCAGGATTTCTCTCTAACGTTTCAGCTTAAAAATAATGCCGTCCGGATCCCGCTGCAGCCGATTGAGCTAAATGAATTCGTCCGCCGCTCGGTTCTCCGGTATGTCAATGACGCTACGATCGACAAGGCTTCGTTTTCCTACGAGGAGTGGGACGAGGATTTAACCGTTATGGCCAATCCGAAATGGTTCCAGCGCATGCTGGACAATATCATCACCAATGCGGTCAAACATAATCCTGATGGCACGGAGATTACGGTGCGCACCGGAAAAGAAGGGAAAAGCGCGTGGATTACCGTTTCAGACAACGGCCAAGGAATGGATGAGGAGACGCAGAGCAATCTATTCGAGCGGTACTACCGAGGCACAAGTACGGATGAAACGACAGACGGTGCCGGGCTAGGCATGAGCATTGCCCATGCGATTGTGATAGCCCATCAGGGACGGATCCGGGTGGATTCGAAGCCGCAGCAAGGGACTAAAGTGCATATGGAGTTTCCGCTGATTGCTTCCGCTTGA
- a CDS encoding DUF418 domain-containing protein — MITLKSKRIRLIDCLRGFSLLGILLANMLIFQYGMYGKEFLNLFHVPAAELTAHNIVVLLVEGSFMPIFTFVFGFGMIMMKEGLNAKSRKAGWPLLRRFALLMVLGILHSTFLWDGDILLYYGLVGILLLIFMNRKPKTLLVWCCILLTLTGLMGLVPENKNDKTAQATNQRMEAYVQKTVTLYAEGTYGEIKHDRNTANPMGDRPSLVLVALMLAPILHMPLFLLGMYAAKKQWFVDPELKRGMYRKGMLIFLPLGLLLKSYKLLFPEMIGAGTGVMLGGSLLSIGYIMAFALIYSKYAPSRLLERFEAVGKLSLTNYLMQTVICTTIFYGYGLGWFGKIGVIAGCGLALLIYMMQMFVSSWYITRFKSGPIERVMRMWTYFSLSGKAKRKKAPAAAAEM; from the coding sequence GTGATAACGTTGAAAAGCAAAAGAATACGTTTGATTGATTGTTTACGGGGGTTTAGCCTGCTTGGCATTTTGCTTGCCAATATGCTTATTTTTCAGTACGGAATGTATGGAAAAGAATTTCTGAATCTATTTCACGTACCCGCAGCGGAATTGACGGCGCATAACATTGTGGTGTTGCTGGTCGAGGGCAGCTTTATGCCGATTTTCACCTTTGTCTTCGGGTTTGGCATGATCATGATGAAGGAGGGTCTGAACGCGAAAAGCAGAAAAGCCGGATGGCCTTTGCTGCGCCGATTCGCCTTGCTGATGGTTCTTGGCATTCTTCACAGCACCTTTTTGTGGGATGGCGATATTCTGCTTTATTACGGTTTGGTCGGAATCCTGCTCCTCATTTTCATGAACCGCAAGCCTAAAACGCTGCTCGTATGGTGCTGCATCTTGCTGACGTTGACGGGACTCATGGGGCTGGTTCCGGAAAACAAAAACGATAAAACGGCACAGGCGACGAATCAGCGGATGGAGGCATACGTCCAAAAAACAGTTACGCTTTATGCCGAGGGAACTTATGGGGAAATCAAGCACGACCGGAACACGGCCAATCCAATGGGAGACCGTCCTTCACTCGTACTCGTTGCGTTAATGCTGGCTCCCATTTTGCATATGCCTTTATTCCTGCTCGGAATGTATGCGGCCAAAAAGCAATGGTTTGTCGACCCTGAACTGAAACGCGGCATGTACCGCAAAGGGATGCTGATTTTCCTGCCGCTTGGACTCTTATTAAAATCATACAAACTTCTGTTTCCGGAAATGATCGGTGCAGGAACCGGAGTAATGCTCGGCGGATCCCTGCTGTCCATTGGCTATATCATGGCTTTTGCCCTGATCTATTCCAAATACGCCCCTTCGCGGCTGTTGGAGCGTTTTGAAGCCGTAGGGAAGCTGTCGCTGACCAATTATCTGATGCAGACCGTCATCTGCACGACGATATTTTATGGATACGGTCTGGGCTGGTTCGGCAAAATCGGCGTCATCGCCGGCTGCGGGTTGGCGCTTCTAATCTACATGATGCAGATGTTTGTCAGCAGCTGGTATATTACGCGCTTCAAATCCGGACCGATTGAACGCGTCATGCGCATGTGGACCTATTTCTCGCTGAGCGGCAAGGCCAAACGGAAAAAGGCCCCGGCTGCGGCGGCTGAGATGTAA
- a CDS encoding response regulator transcription factor, producing MYNAKILLVDDEKAIVQLIEMVLRKEGFRHIYTAYNGKEALELVKRHSLDIILLDVMLPDQTGFDLCPQIRRASDAHIIYLTARTSDLDVLTGFATGGDDYVTKPFNPLEIAARVKARLRRSVAAPAPARLEDSRSRYDFGRFVLDEFAGMLLVNGEEVPCPAQAYQLLLFLCKHPGIVFSKAQLYEEVWGIDGFGDDNTVMVHIRKIRERIEVDPGNPEYLLTVRGLGYKLVKVDA from the coding sequence ATGTATAATGCCAAAATTTTATTGGTCGATGATGAAAAGGCAATTGTCCAATTAATAGAAATGGTTCTCCGCAAGGAAGGTTTTCGCCATATTTATACTGCGTATAACGGAAAAGAAGCGCTTGAGCTGGTTAAGCGGCATTCGTTAGATATCATTTTGCTGGACGTGATGCTGCCGGACCAGACGGGATTCGATTTATGTCCCCAAATCCGCAGAGCTTCCGATGCTCACATCATTTACTTGACGGCCCGTACCTCGGACCTCGATGTGCTGACAGGGTTTGCGACCGGCGGAGACGATTACGTGACCAAACCGTTTAATCCGCTTGAGATTGCCGCCCGGGTGAAGGCAAGGCTTCGTAGAAGCGTGGCCGCGCCAGCTCCAGCAAGACTGGAGGACAGCCGCAGCCGCTATGACTTCGGCCGTTTCGTGCTGGATGAATTTGCAGGAATGCTGCTTGTGAACGGGGAGGAGGTACCTTGTCCAGCCCAGGCCTATCAGCTGCTGCTGTTTCTGTGCAAGCATCCCGGCATCGTGTTTTCGAAAGCTCAGCTTTATGAAGAAGTATGGGGAATCGACGGGTTTGGGGACGACAACACGGTGATGGTGCATATCCGTAAAATCCGTGAGCGGATTGAGGTGGACCCCGGTAATCCGGAGTATTTGCTGACGGTCCGCGGCCTTGGTTATAAGCTGGTGAAGGTAGACGCATGA
- a CDS encoding tautomerase family protein, with protein sequence MPFVRIDLQQGKSQEELSMISRSVHRAMVETIDVPEDDYFQVITAHAPGELLYDRGYLGIPRSEQQIFIQITMREGRSRRQKQALYARIADLLQADTGARPQDVMVVVTENTLENWSFGNGIAQFASER encoded by the coding sequence ATGCCATTTGTACGAATTGATTTGCAGCAAGGAAAATCACAGGAAGAGCTGTCCATGATCAGCCGTTCTGTTCACCGGGCGATGGTCGAAACCATTGATGTTCCGGAGGATGATTATTTTCAGGTCATCACTGCGCATGCTCCGGGGGAGCTGTTATACGATAGGGGTTATTTGGGGATCCCTAGATCCGAGCAGCAAATCTTTATCCAGATCACTATGAGGGAGGGGCGTTCCCGGCGCCAGAAGCAGGCATTGTACGCCCGGATTGCCGATTTGCTGCAAGCCGATACCGGTGCCAGACCGCAGGATGTCATGGTGGTTGTGACGGAAAACACGCTGGAAAATTGGTCGTTCGGCAACGGGATTGCACAATTTGCTTCGGAGCGATGA